The Bos indicus x Bos taurus breed Angus x Brahman F1 hybrid chromosome 3, Bos_hybrid_MaternalHap_v2.0, whole genome shotgun sequence genome includes a window with the following:
- the LOC113882588 gene encoding endogenous retrovirus group K member 19 Env polyprotein-like, with protein MAALEISKKCRSQCYLPHDLPTWGQIKTLTNKVENLVSQQGMPRNPENISVAMLALLAFASPAQAEVVEWTKRGPIVSANDSIHMPPPWSLEGPSHPEEEGRLINISLGYEILPLCVGAAELCINISRRIWAFVLPPKKDFWTLLGLFTDLSFYENHVNTTETLGKGQKSLHKGFTYKNFKYTPVHWDRCQAKSRKLMFVANYTIVDWRPHSMWFSDCSDNINSTICNYATQVSWKITNTMMEHYHDKGLLSWLDSGMAPPHPRIILNKRIGPEQWDIWKLAMSTEELL; from the exons ATGGCGGCTTTAGAGATTTCCAAAAAATGCCGCTCTCAATGTTATCTACCTCATGATCTCCCTACTTGGGGACAGATAAAAACCCTTACTAATAAAGTTGAAAATCTGGTTTCTCAACAGGGAATGCCTCGGAATCCAGAAAATATTTCTGTTGCTATGcttgctttgcttgcttttgcttccccTGCTCAAGCAGAG GTTGTAGAATGGACAAAAAGAGGACCAATCGTATCTGCCAATGACTCAATACATATGCCTCCTCCCTGGAGTCTGGAGGGGCCCTCACACCCTGAGGAAGAAGGCAGactaattaatatttctttaggtTATGAAATCCTTCCTTTATGCGTGGGCGCAGCAGAATTATGCATAAACATTAGCCGACGAATTTGGGCTTTCGTCCTGCCTCCAAAAAAGGACTTTTGGACATTGCTTGGATTATTTACTGATCTTTCTTTTTATGAGAACCACGTCAACACTACTGAAACTCTAGGGAAAGGACAAAAATCATTACACAAAGGGTTTACTTATAAGAACTTTAAATATACTCCTGTTCATTGGGACAGGTGTCAAGCCAAATCaagaaaattaatgtttgtgGCCAATTATACCATTGTTGATTGGAGACCCCATAGTATGTGGTTCTCTGACTGTTCAGATAATATTAACAGCACTATATGTAATTATGCTACTCAAGTATCATGGAAGATTACCAATACTATGATGGAACATTAccatgacaaaggacttcttAGCTGGCTTGACAGTGGAATGGCACCCCCTCACCCTCGAATCATCCTCAATAAACGGATTGGACCTGAACAATGGGACATTTGGAAACTTGccatgagcactgaagaactt CTATAG